The genomic stretch TCCTGCGCGCGGTGGCGGCCGAAGCGCCGCGGCTCGAGTTGATGCTGTTCGATCTGCCGGCGGTGGCCGAGGAAGCGCGTGCCCGATTCGCGGCAGCGGGACTCGGCGGGCGCGCCTTCGTGCATGGCGGCGACTTCACGCAGGACGAACTGCCGCGCGGCGCCGACCTGGTGACGCTGGTGCGTGTGCTGCACGACCACGACGACGACGTCGCACTCAGCCTGCTACGGCGGATTCGCGCGGCCCTGCCGGTAGGCGGCGCGCTGCTGTTGGCCGAACCCATGGCGGGCACCAGCGGCGCCGAGCCGATGGGCGAGGCCTATTTCGGCTTCTACCTGTTGGCGATGGGCCGTGGCCGCCCGCGCACACCTGAAGAAATCCGCACCATGCTTTTGGCCGCCGGTTTTTCGGAAAGTCGCATGTTGTCAACACCAACGCCGTTGCTGACGCGCGCCGTGCTGGCGCGGGTGCCCGCGTAATGCTCAATTGGCTGTCAGTTTGGCTTGACAGTTTTGGCTGTCACTTTACGCTGACTTACAACCTGCTCCTGGGAGGGCCGCCGTGGATACCATCGCAGTCCTGCTGAAGGCCCCGGAAGACCTCGTGCTGAGCCGCCTCACGCTCACGCCGCCGGGTGATGACGACATTGTCGTCGCCGTGGAATGGAGCGGCATCAGCACCGGAACCGAACGCCTGCTGTGGTCGGGGCGCATGCCGCACTTCCCAGGCATGGGGTACCCGCTGGTGCCGGGTTATGAGTCGGTCGGACGTGTTGTCTCGGCGGGTAGCCAGGCGATCCGCAGGCCCGGTGAGCGCGTCTTCGTGGCCGGCGCGCGCTGCTTCGGCGATGTGCGCGGCTTGTTCGGCGGCGCCGCAGCGCGGCTTGTCGTGCCCGACAAGCGGGCGGTCCTGCTGGACGAAGCGACCGGGTCCGAGGGCGTCCTGCTCGCGCTGGCCGCGACCGCGTGGCATGCGATGGCAGCACCCAACGCGGCCCTGCCGGATCTGATCGTCGGGCATGGTGTGCTCGGCCGCTTGCTGGCCCGCATCGCAGTGCTCAAGGGCGGCGCGCCGGTGGTTTGGGAGCGCGACGCCGCGCGGCGCGACGGCGCGCGCGGCTACGAGGTGATCGATCCCGACGCCGATGCGCGGCGCGACTACCGCAGCATCTACGACGTGAGCGGCGACAGCGGCATCATCGATCTGCTGGTCCAGCGCATGGCACCGGGCGGAGAGATCGTGCTCGCTGGCTTCTACAGCGACCGCATCGGCTTCTCGTTTCCTCCCGCCTTCATGCGGGAGGCACGCATCCGCATCGCCGCCGAATGGCAGGAAGCGGATCTGCGCGCGACGCGCGACGTGATCGCCAATGGTGATCTGCGGCTCGATGGCCTGGTGACGCACCAGGAGGCAGCCGAGCGCGCCCCCCAGGCCTACGCGCAGGCCTTCACCGACCCGGCCTGCCTCAAGATGGTCCTCGACTGGAGAGACTGCGCATGAACGCCCCGACCGATTTCTCGCCCGCTGCCGACCAGGCCGCCTCGCTGCGTGCCGAAGCCGCCATCGAACCCGATCCCGTGCATGTGGGTGAGGTGAAGAAGGAGGCGCAGGTCATCGCCATCTATGGCAAGGGCGGCATCGGCAAGTCGTTCACGCTGGCGAACCTGTCCTACATGATGGCGCAGCAGGGCAAGCGCGTGCTGCTGATCGGCTGCGACCCGAAGTCTGACACAACCTCGCTGTTGTTCGGTGGGCGGTCCTGCCCGACCATCATCGAGACCTCGT from Roseomonas fluvialis encodes the following:
- the bchC gene encoding chlorophyll synthesis pathway protein BchC, whose translation is MDTIAVLLKAPEDLVLSRLTLTPPGDDDIVVAVEWSGISTGTERLLWSGRMPHFPGMGYPLVPGYESVGRVVSAGSQAIRRPGERVFVAGARCFGDVRGLFGGAAARLVVPDKRAVLLDEATGSEGVLLALAATAWHAMAAPNAALPDLIVGHGVLGRLLARIAVLKGGAPVVWERDAARRDGARGYEVIDPDADARRDYRSIYDVSGDSGIIDLLVQRMAPGGEIVLAGFYSDRIGFSFPPAFMREARIRIAAEWQEADLRATRDVIANGDLRLDGLVTHQEAAERAPQAYAQAFTDPACLKMVLDWRDCA